The following are encoded together in the Synchiropus splendidus isolate RoL2022-P1 chromosome 7, RoL_Sspl_1.0, whole genome shotgun sequence genome:
- the si:ch211-225b11.4 gene encoding thyroid adenoma-associated protein homolog isoform X1, with product MWTPEELTLILQGCLLSHCQLPENTKLLLGNVLAKLLESSRSSVKRSKEKFLDEAVQMLRKVPQAELASLEAGHLQQMVRLLLSLQLQMANISTACRKVDQLLQHLATVDQQLVYRETEACMHSTSLHGRILCLDDLQRACMFLQDSSVGREVWRESHLAFMTKVSELLPHILQQESHRDGLLCYTAVKVCLQIFQMLPCEVRPGVWYMETKSPTVQKTLQFLMNIILGQCQNRDTRLLAGTAVAMLINTSPDTASGGAAAHSLLQVFSSESLLLRVGVLQVNCVCTNYKDQVGMLAIMRGLLTCSRSDILLTPQDDDSNSLLLLDGMFAPVFTLCEARLDSHFAFEVLTLWMKKVKECCADIWKRTDVRLLPDDGKLLHQLVHICWSNTESPVECVSEHARSSFSLLLELYQMDCEQFGDTKVPLYTDLLHQVIKLPWETKARYLHLSALLPYLHTDTVLSLCPQCPSHILKCLSTNHLSPCASELYKSLIQQQRCRGASLTEQQLVNQWSRRWQQVLLAGLTSDLTLVQSNISTHLLPSTFHTFPTAVEPLLLALDLGDPGHLRAWAAIMSSYRATTGASPWTLPGHSTQQTLHRALGSADDKVRLAALNLLCCCPKTRESPTIQEMSIMRSFIPENLNCESSPFRQHFQMGVRKFLVRVRDSCLALARTQKSQTEDAGIYGSAPEALNQGIGFVDWLSELPYCYLAPGHSYQRKKTSLLMLSAVLETCTDTWSPNRRKGQPPVNMGSLVKYAQLNGLWNFFCRAKHLVLISCLEDSTNEIRELSAELLLKFFPPRFPDDVAAALLCRTKELLCSPRVHQAQMGAVMMKVLFHKSLHQHGDEPLTTENTDNNQDYSLLRFLVKELEEHYLAARGNMMLAARTKPVHGVLSALQRCVLDASSCVCSSFSRAQLTHLLALLENISLLLLGVLHGEQVSSADEMGDTLPSFCDMGNAISSLIAQSDEGHRGDEEECVLLSEEHSLVLTCCWVSLKETGIFLGSLVEKVLAESKGLLTKEDLIKASDIFKNILLKCRHWGAVEGCCVGFTRFCGSLLGSSDSDLKEIPAHVLRQGLQVLKSQSSTSVTRRAAGLPMLILCVLSAEDNSKARPLLAHSVQTLLETARTPLPENWDQTLDLSQVCAVHTLQALIRGSGLGVAVLQFAASVAILSLTLLSSPCWAMRNAALQLYSSLCSRMLGQRHSGKEGDAKHGMSPSAFFFHYAELQAFVLAQLREAAEDLQGSTDEARLRLQPALFPILTLLAQLQPGLQDPTGSLADFLQPLLQLSSSPIYNVRVMSSKALVAMAPPSEYMKILIQISAQLPSEQGHSRHNLLHGQLLQMKALTDRVLCTESTPSEVWCEVLEKVEASIWLAGEAQRCPLVRVAYLDIVSSLREFFCESYLSQLHDLLTHMICAPKRELQVGLACFHQRAVQFLCEDQQWTCDVFTNFSATSPELKQMLVTWLTDGQALSQNTRGVISGILQCNLREALMSDSAMYRKSYLAALAAMTTSTGLLSPQHPSASHPSQSDLHLCLDLLFGDLEQDQAGPELLSHTLLAASSLLAQLSSLKVSVVQRWCGVLESHCTPDVAEVLRMVCADALCVAGVNIINHIMEESHSERSILIRLLSCSLCLLQDQSQAVRTRASGFISLLLHVRAQKQGSVHHMQVNQAVPLVLDLLLEECWNTPGALEALLRHVPLPDLDALLKEASDAASTSLYQQDDANVFAEPAVMSLHALPLLLRLVQKQSQSPKLTASLRAWAEEHAGRLLHSLTLFYKLHADETLTPAWLSLLTDPGFHMTVTGLLTRSVFLLALLQTCEDPLHTCDASTLQSSIQDVHTCLLRKGGFHFPALLTAAVIGRLDLSVS from the exons ATGTGGACGCCTGAAGAACTGACCTTGATTCTGCAAGGGTGTCTGCTCTCTCATTGTCAGCTACCAGAAAACACCAAACTACTATTAGGAAACGTGTTGGCCAAACTTTTGGAATCTTCCAG GAGCAGCGTTAAAAGAAGCAAGGAGAAATTTCTAGATGAGGCCGTCCAGATGTTGAGGAAGGTGCCACAGGCTGAACTTGCTTCTCTGGAGGCTGGCCACCTCCAGCAGATGGTCCGCCTGCTCCTCtccctgcagctgcagatgGCCAACATCTCCACTGCTTGTCGAAAAGTAGACCAG CTTCTGCAACATCTGGCCACAGTTGACCAGCAATTGGTTTATCGAGAAACAGAGGCCTGCATGCATTCCACCAGTCTACATGGCAGA ATACTGTGTCTTGACGACCTGCAAAGAG CTTGTATGTTCCTGCAAGACAGCAGTGTTGGACGAGAAGTGTGGCGAGAGTCTCACCTCGCCTTCATGACCAAAGTGTCAGAGTTACTTCCACACATACTTCAGCAGGAATCCCACAGAGACGGTCTGCTGTGTTACACTGCTGTCAAG GTATGTCTCCAGATCTTTCAGATGTTGCCCTGTGAAGTACGTCCGGGGGTTTGGTACATGGAGACCAAGAGCCCAACAGTGCAGAAGACCCTGCAGTTTCTCATGAACATCATCCTTGGACAG TGTCAGAACAGAGACACGCGGCTGCTGGCAGGAACTGCTGTCGCCATGCTGATCAACACCTCACCAGATACGGcttctggaggagctgctgcccATAGTCTCCTTCAAGTGTTCAGTTCAG AGTCGTTGCTGCTGCGAGTGGGTGTGCTTCAGGTGAATTGTGTCTGCACAAACTACAAGGACCAAGTGGGCATGCTGGCTATCATGAGAGGTCTTCTTACCTGCAGTAGGTCAGACATCCTGCTTACGCCACAAGACGATGATTCCAAT AGTCTTTTGTTGCTGGATGGTATGTTCGCTCCAGTTTTTACGTTGTGTGAGGCAAGACTGGACTCTCACTTTGCATTTGAAG TTTTAACCCTGTGGATGAAGAAAGTGAAGGAATGTTGTGCCGACATCTGGAAGAGGACGGATGTTCGACTTTTACCTGACGACGGAAAATTGCTGCATCAGCTTGTTCATATTTGCTGGAGCAACACTGAAAGCCCG GTGGAGTGTGTGTCAGAGCATGCGCGCAGTTCCTTCAGTCTGCTGCTGGAGCTTTATCAAATGGACTGTGAGCAGTTTGGTGACACAAAGGTGCCCCTTTATACTGATCTGCTCCACCAAGTCATCAAGCTCCCATGGGAGACCAAAGCCAGATACCTTCACCTCAGTGCTCTTCTTCCTTATCTGCACACAGACACG GTGCTCAGTCTTTGTCCTCAGTGCCCCAGTCATATCCTGAAGTGCCTGTCCACCAATCACCTCTCTCCCTGTGCCTCTGAGCTTTACAAGAGTTTGATCCAGCAGCAGAGGTGTCGTGGAGCTTCATTGACGGAGCAGCAGCTTGTCAATCAGTGGTCCAGACGGTGGCAGCAAGTCCTTCTGGCtgggctgacctctgacctcactcTTGTTCAAAGCAACATCTCCACTCACCTGCTGCCCAGCACCTTCCATACCTTTCCTACTGCTGTGGAGCCTCTTCTGCTCGCTCTGGACCTGGGCGACCCGGGCCACCTCCGTGCCTGGGCTGCCATCATGAGCTCTTATCGGGCCACGACTGGAGCCTCTCCCTGGACTCTGCCGGGACACTCCACTCAGCAAACTCTTCATCGTGCACTTGGTTCTGCTGACGACAAAGTTCGCCTTGCTGCGCTGAACCTACTGTGCTGCTGTCCGAAGACCAGGGAGAGTCCCACAATTCAAGAGATGTCAATCATGAGGAGCTTCATCCCAGAGAACCTGAACTGTGAGTCGTCTCCATTTCGGCAGCATTTTCAAATGGGGGTGAGGAAATTTCTGGTTCGCGTCCGAGACAGCTGCTTGGCTCTTGCCAGAACACAAAAGAGTCAGACAGAAGATGCTGGCATCTATGGAAGTGCTCCAGAAGCTCTGAACCAGGGAATAG GTTTTGTGGACTGGCTGAGCGAGCTTCCATATTGCTACCTGGCACCAGGACACAGCTACCAGAGAAAGAAGACATCTTTGTTAATGCTGTCTGCAGTCCTGGAGACCTGCACAGACACTTGGAGCCCCAACAGGAGGAAAGGACAACCACCAG TAAACATGGGGTCTCTGGTGAAATACGCTCAGCTGAATGGTCTGTGGAATTTCTTCTGCAGGGCTAAACACTTGGTCCTCATCAGTTGTTTAGAGGATTCTACAAATGAG ATCCGAGAACTTTCAGCTGAGCTGCTTTTGAAGTTTTTCCCACCCAGATTTCCCGACGACGTTGCAGCCGCGCTGCTCTGCCGAACCAAGGAGCTTCTGTGCAGTCCTCGTGTCCATCAGGCTCAGATGGGagcagtgatgatgaaggttcTCTTTCACAA ATCTCTACATCAGCATGGAGATGAGCCGCTGACCACTGAAAACACTGATAACAATCAGGACTACAGTTTGCTGAGGTTCCTAGTGAAAGAACTTGAAGAGCATTATCTCGCAGCCAGGGGAAACATGATGCTGGCTGCAAGAACAAAGCCTGTTCATG gtgttctgagtgccctccagagGTGTGTGCTCGACGCATCCAGCTGTGTGTGTAGCTCCTTCAGTCGGGCTCAGTTGACTCATCTCCTGGCTCTGCTGGAAAACATTTCTCTGCTCCTGCTGGGTGTTCTGCATGGAGAGCAGGTTTCTTCTGCCGATGAAATGG GAGACACCCTTCCATCTTTCTGTGACATGGGGAACGCCATCAGCTCTCTCATCGCCCAGTCTGATGAAGGCCACCGAGGGGACGAGGAGGAGTGCGTTCTTCTATCTGAAGAACATAGTCTTGTTCTTACTTGTTGCTGGGTCTCACTCAAG GAGACCGGAATCTTTCTGGGTTCTCTGGTGGAGAAGGTTCTGGCTGAATCTAAGGGACTTCTGACAAAAGAAGATCTCATAAAAGCttcagacatttttaaaaatatcctCCTCAAATGTCGACACTGG GGGGCAGTAGAGGGCTGCTGTGTTGGTTTCACACGATTTTGTGGTTCCTTACTCGGCAGCAGCGATTCAGACTTGAAAGAGATCCCTGCTCACGTGCTCAGACAG GGTTTACAAGTTCTGAAATCTCAGAGTTCCACTTCAGTTACTCGCCGTGCAGCAGGGTTGCCAATGTTGATCCTGTGTGTCCTGTCTGCTGAGGACAACAGTAAAGCTCGACCACTGTTGGCTCACAGCGTTCAAACGTTACTTGAGACAGCCAGAACTCCTTTGCCTGAGAACTGGGACCAAACGTTGGACCTGTCACAG GTGTGTGCGGTTCACACCCTGCAGGCGCTGATCCGTGGCTCAGGCCTCGGTGTTGCTGTTCTGCAGTTTGCAGCTTCAGTTGCCATCCTGTCTCTGACTCTGCTCAGCTCTCCCTGCTGGGCCATGAGGAACGCTGCTCTGCAGCTCTACA GTTCTCTTTGCTCCCGCATGCTTGGCCAGCGACACAGTGGTAAAGAAGGAGATGCCAAGCATGGCATGTCTCCATCTGCTTTCTTCTTTCACTATGCTGAGCTCCAGGCTTTCGTCCTCGCTCAGCTGAGAGAGGCTGCTGAGGATCTTCAGGGTTCCACAGATGAGGCCAGGCTTCGTCTGCAGCCAGCTCTTTTCCCGATTCTCACACTGCTGGCTCAGCTGCAACCTGGACTGCAAGACCCCACTGG GTCGCTGGCAGACTTCCTCCAGCCTTTgctccagctctcctccagcCCCATCTACAATGTGAGAGTAATGTCCTCCAAAGCTTTGGTTGCCATGGCACCCCCCTCAGAGTACATGAAGATCCTCATCCAAATATCAGCTCAGTTGCCATCAGAACAGGGGCACAGCCGTCACAACCTCCTGCATGGACAGTTGCTTCAGATGAAAGCTCTCACAGACAGAGTTCTGTGCACTGAAAG CACTCCCTCGGAAGTTTGGTGTGAGGTGCTGGAGAAAGTAGAAGCTTCCATTTGGCTGGCAGGTGAAGCTCAGCGCTGTCCTCTGGTGCGGGTCGCCTACCTGGACATTGTCAGCTCTCTGAGAGAATTCTTCTGTGAGAGTTACTTGTCCCAACTTCATGACCTGCTCACACACATGATCTGCGCCCCTAAACGTGAGCTCCAG GTCGGCCTGGCCTGCTTTCATCAACGAGCCGTTCAGTTTCTGTGTGAAGACCAACAGTGGACCTGTGATGTCTTCACCAACTTCTCTGCAACCAGTCCAGAGCTGAAGCAAATGCTGGTCACATGGCTCACAGACGGACAAGCTCTGAGCCAAAACACCAGAGGAGTTATCAGTGGAATTTTGCAG TGTAACCTGAGGGAGGCGCTGATGAGCGACAGTGCCATGTACAGAAAGAGCTACCTGGCAGCCCTGGCTGCCATGACAACTTCCACTGGGCTTCTCTCACCTCAACATCCTTCTGCTTCACACCCAAGCCAGTCAGACCTTCATCTTTGTTTGGACTTGTTGTTTGGAGACTTGGAGCAGGACcaagctggacctgagctgctGTCTCACACTCTGCTTGCTGCCAGCTCGCTGCTTGCCCAACTCTCCAG TCTGAAGGTTTCTGTGGTCCAACGGTGGTGTGGCGTCCTGGAGTCTCACTGTACTCCTGATGTAGCTGAGGTGCTCAGGATGGTCTGTGCTGATGCTCTGTGTGTGGCTGGTGTCAACATCATCAATCATATCATGGAGGAGAGTCACAGCGAGAGGTCCATCCTCATCAG GCTGCTGAGCTGCAGCCTGTGCCTGCTGCAGGACCAGAGTCAGGCAGTGAGAACCAGAGCATCAGGTTTCATCTCCTTGTTGCTTCACGTTCGTGCACAGAAGCAGGGGAGTGTTCACCACATGCAGGTGAACCAGGCAGTTCCACTGGTGCTCGACCTGCTTCTGGAGGAATGCTGGAACACGCCAGGAGCACTGGAGGCGCTGCTGCGTCATGTGCCGCTGCCTGACCTCGATGCTCTGCTGAAGGAAGCTTCAGACGCGGCGAGCACCAGTCTGTACCAGCAGGACGACGCCAACGTGTTTGCAGAGccagctgtgatgtcactgcaTGCACTGCCTCTCCTGCTACGGTTAGTCCAGAAGCAGTCGCAGTCTCCAAAGCTGACTGCGAGTCTGAGGGCCTGGGCGGAGGAACATGCTGGCCGTCTACTCCACAGTCTGACTCTGTTTTACAAGCTTCATGCAG ATGAGACGTTGACCCCAGCCTGGCTGTCGCTGCTCACAGACCCTGGTTTTCACATGACAGTCACAGGCCTGCTCACCCGATCTGTCTTCCTGCTTGCACTCTTGCAAACATGTGAGGATCCCCTACACACCTGCGACGCCTCAACCCTGCAGAGCAGCATCCAGGATGTGCACACATGTCTTCTCAGGAAGGGTGGGTTTCATTTCCCTGCCCTGTTAACAGCTGCTGTGATTGGACGATTAGACCTTAGTGTGTCCTGA
- the si:ch211-225b11.4 gene encoding thyroid adenoma-associated protein homolog isoform X2, with amino-acid sequence MLRKVPQAELASLEAGHLQQMVRLLLSLQLQMANISTACRKVDQLLQHLATVDQQLVYRETEACMHSTSLHGRILCLDDLQRACMFLQDSSVGREVWRESHLAFMTKVSELLPHILQQESHRDGLLCYTAVKVCLQIFQMLPCEVRPGVWYMETKSPTVQKTLQFLMNIILGQCQNRDTRLLAGTAVAMLINTSPDTASGGAAAHSLLQVFSSESLLLRVGVLQVNCVCTNYKDQVGMLAIMRGLLTCSRSDILLTPQDDDSNSLLLLDGMFAPVFTLCEARLDSHFAFEVLTLWMKKVKECCADIWKRTDVRLLPDDGKLLHQLVHICWSNTESPVECVSEHARSSFSLLLELYQMDCEQFGDTKVPLYTDLLHQVIKLPWETKARYLHLSALLPYLHTDTVLSLCPQCPSHILKCLSTNHLSPCASELYKSLIQQQRCRGASLTEQQLVNQWSRRWQQVLLAGLTSDLTLVQSNISTHLLPSTFHTFPTAVEPLLLALDLGDPGHLRAWAAIMSSYRATTGASPWTLPGHSTQQTLHRALGSADDKVRLAALNLLCCCPKTRESPTIQEMSIMRSFIPENLNCESSPFRQHFQMGVRKFLVRVRDSCLALARTQKSQTEDAGIYGSAPEALNQGIGFVDWLSELPYCYLAPGHSYQRKKTSLLMLSAVLETCTDTWSPNRRKGQPPVNMGSLVKYAQLNGLWNFFCRAKHLVLISCLEDSTNEIRELSAELLLKFFPPRFPDDVAAALLCRTKELLCSPRVHQAQMGAVMMKVLFHKSLHQHGDEPLTTENTDNNQDYSLLRFLVKELEEHYLAARGNMMLAARTKPVHGVLSALQRCVLDASSCVCSSFSRAQLTHLLALLENISLLLLGVLHGEQVSSADEMGDTLPSFCDMGNAISSLIAQSDEGHRGDEEECVLLSEEHSLVLTCCWVSLKETGIFLGSLVEKVLAESKGLLTKEDLIKASDIFKNILLKCRHWGAVEGCCVGFTRFCGSLLGSSDSDLKEIPAHVLRQGLQVLKSQSSTSVTRRAAGLPMLILCVLSAEDNSKARPLLAHSVQTLLETARTPLPENWDQTLDLSQVCAVHTLQALIRGSGLGVAVLQFAASVAILSLTLLSSPCWAMRNAALQLYSSLCSRMLGQRHSGKEGDAKHGMSPSAFFFHYAELQAFVLAQLREAAEDLQGSTDEARLRLQPALFPILTLLAQLQPGLQDPTGSLADFLQPLLQLSSSPIYNVRVMSSKALVAMAPPSEYMKILIQISAQLPSEQGHSRHNLLHGQLLQMKALTDRVLCTESTPSEVWCEVLEKVEASIWLAGEAQRCPLVRVAYLDIVSSLREFFCESYLSQLHDLLTHMICAPKRELQVGLACFHQRAVQFLCEDQQWTCDVFTNFSATSPELKQMLVTWLTDGQALSQNTRGVISGILQCNLREALMSDSAMYRKSYLAALAAMTTSTGLLSPQHPSASHPSQSDLHLCLDLLFGDLEQDQAGPELLSHTLLAASSLLAQLSSLKVSVVQRWCGVLESHCTPDVAEVLRMVCADALCVAGVNIINHIMEESHSERSILIRLLSCSLCLLQDQSQAVRTRASGFISLLLHVRAQKQGSVHHMQVNQAVPLVLDLLLEECWNTPGALEALLRHVPLPDLDALLKEASDAASTSLYQQDDANVFAEPAVMSLHALPLLLRLVQKQSQSPKLTASLRAWAEEHAGRLLHSLTLFYKLHADETLTPAWLSLLTDPGFHMTVTGLLTRSVFLLALLQTCEDPLHTCDASTLQSSIQDVHTCLLRKGGFHFPALLTAAVIGRLDLSVS; translated from the exons ATGTTGAGGAAGGTGCCACAGGCTGAACTTGCTTCTCTGGAGGCTGGCCACCTCCAGCAGATGGTCCGCCTGCTCCTCtccctgcagctgcagatgGCCAACATCTCCACTGCTTGTCGAAAAGTAGACCAG CTTCTGCAACATCTGGCCACAGTTGACCAGCAATTGGTTTATCGAGAAACAGAGGCCTGCATGCATTCCACCAGTCTACATGGCAGA ATACTGTGTCTTGACGACCTGCAAAGAG CTTGTATGTTCCTGCAAGACAGCAGTGTTGGACGAGAAGTGTGGCGAGAGTCTCACCTCGCCTTCATGACCAAAGTGTCAGAGTTACTTCCACACATACTTCAGCAGGAATCCCACAGAGACGGTCTGCTGTGTTACACTGCTGTCAAG GTATGTCTCCAGATCTTTCAGATGTTGCCCTGTGAAGTACGTCCGGGGGTTTGGTACATGGAGACCAAGAGCCCAACAGTGCAGAAGACCCTGCAGTTTCTCATGAACATCATCCTTGGACAG TGTCAGAACAGAGACACGCGGCTGCTGGCAGGAACTGCTGTCGCCATGCTGATCAACACCTCACCAGATACGGcttctggaggagctgctgcccATAGTCTCCTTCAAGTGTTCAGTTCAG AGTCGTTGCTGCTGCGAGTGGGTGTGCTTCAGGTGAATTGTGTCTGCACAAACTACAAGGACCAAGTGGGCATGCTGGCTATCATGAGAGGTCTTCTTACCTGCAGTAGGTCAGACATCCTGCTTACGCCACAAGACGATGATTCCAAT AGTCTTTTGTTGCTGGATGGTATGTTCGCTCCAGTTTTTACGTTGTGTGAGGCAAGACTGGACTCTCACTTTGCATTTGAAG TTTTAACCCTGTGGATGAAGAAAGTGAAGGAATGTTGTGCCGACATCTGGAAGAGGACGGATGTTCGACTTTTACCTGACGACGGAAAATTGCTGCATCAGCTTGTTCATATTTGCTGGAGCAACACTGAAAGCCCG GTGGAGTGTGTGTCAGAGCATGCGCGCAGTTCCTTCAGTCTGCTGCTGGAGCTTTATCAAATGGACTGTGAGCAGTTTGGTGACACAAAGGTGCCCCTTTATACTGATCTGCTCCACCAAGTCATCAAGCTCCCATGGGAGACCAAAGCCAGATACCTTCACCTCAGTGCTCTTCTTCCTTATCTGCACACAGACACG GTGCTCAGTCTTTGTCCTCAGTGCCCCAGTCATATCCTGAAGTGCCTGTCCACCAATCACCTCTCTCCCTGTGCCTCTGAGCTTTACAAGAGTTTGATCCAGCAGCAGAGGTGTCGTGGAGCTTCATTGACGGAGCAGCAGCTTGTCAATCAGTGGTCCAGACGGTGGCAGCAAGTCCTTCTGGCtgggctgacctctgacctcactcTTGTTCAAAGCAACATCTCCACTCACCTGCTGCCCAGCACCTTCCATACCTTTCCTACTGCTGTGGAGCCTCTTCTGCTCGCTCTGGACCTGGGCGACCCGGGCCACCTCCGTGCCTGGGCTGCCATCATGAGCTCTTATCGGGCCACGACTGGAGCCTCTCCCTGGACTCTGCCGGGACACTCCACTCAGCAAACTCTTCATCGTGCACTTGGTTCTGCTGACGACAAAGTTCGCCTTGCTGCGCTGAACCTACTGTGCTGCTGTCCGAAGACCAGGGAGAGTCCCACAATTCAAGAGATGTCAATCATGAGGAGCTTCATCCCAGAGAACCTGAACTGTGAGTCGTCTCCATTTCGGCAGCATTTTCAAATGGGGGTGAGGAAATTTCTGGTTCGCGTCCGAGACAGCTGCTTGGCTCTTGCCAGAACACAAAAGAGTCAGACAGAAGATGCTGGCATCTATGGAAGTGCTCCAGAAGCTCTGAACCAGGGAATAG GTTTTGTGGACTGGCTGAGCGAGCTTCCATATTGCTACCTGGCACCAGGACACAGCTACCAGAGAAAGAAGACATCTTTGTTAATGCTGTCTGCAGTCCTGGAGACCTGCACAGACACTTGGAGCCCCAACAGGAGGAAAGGACAACCACCAG TAAACATGGGGTCTCTGGTGAAATACGCTCAGCTGAATGGTCTGTGGAATTTCTTCTGCAGGGCTAAACACTTGGTCCTCATCAGTTGTTTAGAGGATTCTACAAATGAG ATCCGAGAACTTTCAGCTGAGCTGCTTTTGAAGTTTTTCCCACCCAGATTTCCCGACGACGTTGCAGCCGCGCTGCTCTGCCGAACCAAGGAGCTTCTGTGCAGTCCTCGTGTCCATCAGGCTCAGATGGGagcagtgatgatgaaggttcTCTTTCACAA ATCTCTACATCAGCATGGAGATGAGCCGCTGACCACTGAAAACACTGATAACAATCAGGACTACAGTTTGCTGAGGTTCCTAGTGAAAGAACTTGAAGAGCATTATCTCGCAGCCAGGGGAAACATGATGCTGGCTGCAAGAACAAAGCCTGTTCATG gtgttctgagtgccctccagagGTGTGTGCTCGACGCATCCAGCTGTGTGTGTAGCTCCTTCAGTCGGGCTCAGTTGACTCATCTCCTGGCTCTGCTGGAAAACATTTCTCTGCTCCTGCTGGGTGTTCTGCATGGAGAGCAGGTTTCTTCTGCCGATGAAATGG GAGACACCCTTCCATCTTTCTGTGACATGGGGAACGCCATCAGCTCTCTCATCGCCCAGTCTGATGAAGGCCACCGAGGGGACGAGGAGGAGTGCGTTCTTCTATCTGAAGAACATAGTCTTGTTCTTACTTGTTGCTGGGTCTCACTCAAG GAGACCGGAATCTTTCTGGGTTCTCTGGTGGAGAAGGTTCTGGCTGAATCTAAGGGACTTCTGACAAAAGAAGATCTCATAAAAGCttcagacatttttaaaaatatcctCCTCAAATGTCGACACTGG GGGGCAGTAGAGGGCTGCTGTGTTGGTTTCACACGATTTTGTGGTTCCTTACTCGGCAGCAGCGATTCAGACTTGAAAGAGATCCCTGCTCACGTGCTCAGACAG GGTTTACAAGTTCTGAAATCTCAGAGTTCCACTTCAGTTACTCGCCGTGCAGCAGGGTTGCCAATGTTGATCCTGTGTGTCCTGTCTGCTGAGGACAACAGTAAAGCTCGACCACTGTTGGCTCACAGCGTTCAAACGTTACTTGAGACAGCCAGAACTCCTTTGCCTGAGAACTGGGACCAAACGTTGGACCTGTCACAG GTGTGTGCGGTTCACACCCTGCAGGCGCTGATCCGTGGCTCAGGCCTCGGTGTTGCTGTTCTGCAGTTTGCAGCTTCAGTTGCCATCCTGTCTCTGACTCTGCTCAGCTCTCCCTGCTGGGCCATGAGGAACGCTGCTCTGCAGCTCTACA GTTCTCTTTGCTCCCGCATGCTTGGCCAGCGACACAGTGGTAAAGAAGGAGATGCCAAGCATGGCATGTCTCCATCTGCTTTCTTCTTTCACTATGCTGAGCTCCAGGCTTTCGTCCTCGCTCAGCTGAGAGAGGCTGCTGAGGATCTTCAGGGTTCCACAGATGAGGCCAGGCTTCGTCTGCAGCCAGCTCTTTTCCCGATTCTCACACTGCTGGCTCAGCTGCAACCTGGACTGCAAGACCCCACTGG GTCGCTGGCAGACTTCCTCCAGCCTTTgctccagctctcctccagcCCCATCTACAATGTGAGAGTAATGTCCTCCAAAGCTTTGGTTGCCATGGCACCCCCCTCAGAGTACATGAAGATCCTCATCCAAATATCAGCTCAGTTGCCATCAGAACAGGGGCACAGCCGTCACAACCTCCTGCATGGACAGTTGCTTCAGATGAAAGCTCTCACAGACAGAGTTCTGTGCACTGAAAG CACTCCCTCGGAAGTTTGGTGTGAGGTGCTGGAGAAAGTAGAAGCTTCCATTTGGCTGGCAGGTGAAGCTCAGCGCTGTCCTCTGGTGCGGGTCGCCTACCTGGACATTGTCAGCTCTCTGAGAGAATTCTTCTGTGAGAGTTACTTGTCCCAACTTCATGACCTGCTCACACACATGATCTGCGCCCCTAAACGTGAGCTCCAG GTCGGCCTGGCCTGCTTTCATCAACGAGCCGTTCAGTTTCTGTGTGAAGACCAACAGTGGACCTGTGATGTCTTCACCAACTTCTCTGCAACCAGTCCAGAGCTGAAGCAAATGCTGGTCACATGGCTCACAGACGGACAAGCTCTGAGCCAAAACACCAGAGGAGTTATCAGTGGAATTTTGCAG TGTAACCTGAGGGAGGCGCTGATGAGCGACAGTGCCATGTACAGAAAGAGCTACCTGGCAGCCCTGGCTGCCATGACAACTTCCACTGGGCTTCTCTCACCTCAACATCCTTCTGCTTCACACCCAAGCCAGTCAGACCTTCATCTTTGTTTGGACTTGTTGTTTGGAGACTTGGAGCAGGACcaagctggacctgagctgctGTCTCACACTCTGCTTGCTGCCAGCTCGCTGCTTGCCCAACTCTCCAG TCTGAAGGTTTCTGTGGTCCAACGGTGGTGTGGCGTCCTGGAGTCTCACTGTACTCCTGATGTAGCTGAGGTGCTCAGGATGGTCTGTGCTGATGCTCTGTGTGTGGCTGGTGTCAACATCATCAATCATATCATGGAGGAGAGTCACAGCGAGAGGTCCATCCTCATCAG GCTGCTGAGCTGCAGCCTGTGCCTGCTGCAGGACCAGAGTCAGGCAGTGAGAACCAGAGCATCAGGTTTCATCTCCTTGTTGCTTCACGTTCGTGCACAGAAGCAGGGGAGTGTTCACCACATGCAGGTGAACCAGGCAGTTCCACTGGTGCTCGACCTGCTTCTGGAGGAATGCTGGAACACGCCAGGAGCACTGGAGGCGCTGCTGCGTCATGTGCCGCTGCCTGACCTCGATGCTCTGCTGAAGGAAGCTTCAGACGCGGCGAGCACCAGTCTGTACCAGCAGGACGACGCCAACGTGTTTGCAGAGccagctgtgatgtcactgcaTGCACTGCCTCTCCTGCTACGGTTAGTCCAGAAGCAGTCGCAGTCTCCAAAGCTGACTGCGAGTCTGAGGGCCTGGGCGGAGGAACATGCTGGCCGTCTACTCCACAGTCTGACTCTGTTTTACAAGCTTCATGCAG ATGAGACGTTGACCCCAGCCTGGCTGTCGCTGCTCACAGACCCTGGTTTTCACATGACAGTCACAGGCCTGCTCACCCGATCTGTCTTCCTGCTTGCACTCTTGCAAACATGTGAGGATCCCCTACACACCTGCGACGCCTCAACCCTGCAGAGCAGCATCCAGGATGTGCACACATGTCTTCTCAGGAAGGGTGGGTTTCATTTCCCTGCCCTGTTAACAGCTGCTGTGATTGGACGATTAGACCTTAGTGTGTCCTGA